Within Astyanax mexicanus isolate ESR-SI-001 chromosome 2, AstMex3_surface, whole genome shotgun sequence, the genomic segment ccacccctgcaaaaactaaagctaaaacaaaattgcaacgttatattttagtgttatgtaaaactattattttatatgttggtctttcaaaagtaataaagtagtgaaacatcaaaaatgtttgaacatgtattttgttttttgaaaacgagtgaattatcctaattgaaccactacctgttagaggtaagtaacaacattgcactaaatattgacagaataattagtaatggagttagtaaaaaatatataattacactgCTTGTAAGCCTTTTTTCCAGACATCTTtttgataattaaacatgcaccggttcaAAATGACCCTGAAACATTACTCCTgctcctgacaaatgaacataataagaGGATTAAAATACACACCATTAATGTGCGTGCCGAAGTCAATCTTGCAGACATCATCATACTGGAGCACCGTGGGATCCCCAGCGTTGGGGGTGTAGTGTGCAGCACAGTGGTTGAGGGAACAACCAGTAGGAAAAGCAAGACCAGCATTTAGACGATTCTCTTTGATTAGTTTTCTAGAGCAGTCCTCCAGTTTCTCACTGTAATGATACAATTTAAAAAacccagaaaaacaaacagtttacagttacagtttaaacctttttaaactgtaataaaacaaatacagacaTCAAAAAAGAAGTTACCAAACTTACCAAATCTCAATCATAGTCATGCCTGGTTTAATCCAGCTCATGACGTACTTCCTGACTTGCCGGTGAGCTTCTGCTGCCTGCCTGAAGTCATTCCACATTTCCTCATTGGCCTTGTCCAACACCCTCCTCTCCTCAATGCTTGTTCTCCATGTAGCACTACGGCTGAGAGggcacaaaaacatttaaaataaaataaatcctaaCATCAAACCATTTAGACAAAATTAATGTGTGTGAACAAATATCAAACATACATTTTACTGTTATCACTACAAGGTTCTGCTAAATgatcaaaaaatacaaaagaaagaaTGTGGTCTGTACCCGTCTTGCACAGTTGGATATTCACATTCTTGTCCCTTGGTGAAAACTCCACTTGGATAAAGCTCACATATAGGAATAGATGGAGGATCTGTCTGTCCCTTggctgaaaagggaaaaaaaaaaaaaaaacttgaattacAAAAGCTGTAGATTAACTTGCGAAACCTGAACGTATGCAAAGTAGTCTAATTAACAACTCAcatcctttctttttcttcttctttttcttcttctttccagCTGAATCTCCTTCCTCTCCATCTGACAAAATATGTGAAGAACAAATTCACAAATTTGTTTAAATGCCATAAAAACAAGCACATTAGCCTATAATCAATTTATCACATTCAGAATGCTTGTATTCAATTATTGggtatgaaaaaaaatgaagaaacacaCCATCCTCGCCGTCATCTTCCTTTTCTTGGTCATCCAAGGCCTGCTGCTCCAACTGTTTCGTCACCTTATTGATGTCAGCTGCTTCTTCAGCATCATTGTTCACTGCTgacagaacacacacaaaaaacatttgATAACTCATGATCCTTTGAGCCAGTCAGTATGTTTTTTACAGGATACAGTCTGTTACTAAGTTTAACAGCAGGAAAACATCTTTGTACTTCCATAAAGAATATGGCAGCTCTATCAGCTCCAGGAGCTGCATTACAGGTTTAAAGGGATGACTTTTACAACTCCTGTGGAAAACACCAAATGTGTCCTGGTTGATTCAAAGCATTTTTGGCCTAAAACTGAGTTTTAGCTAAacttttagtagtttttttttctgcctaaAGATGGCCACTTTATCAATGCTGTTAACTCAATACTACACACTTTATTGACATGGCTCCTCTGCACAATAATATCAATAGTTTAAAGCTACCTGTTAAGCTCTATTTCTGAAATCAATGTGTGCATAGGtataatattcatattatatattttctaactTTAATTGATTATTTGTGCCCAATTTACCCGAATCTACAGTCTTAAACTTAAAGGTTGTGTAGGGCTATATTACTaaactaactctgagctgatgtaccCGTTAACTTAAAATTGCTTTTCCCAGTtgataaaagaaaaatacatttgtagattgcaaattgttatgattttaataaaactttctgggtatttcaGTTTTTCCAAAACTTCGAAATTGCAATTTcaaattacattacttttaccaggtttttcatgaccatccGAACCCTCCTCTTAGAATTACAAATCAGCAGTAAATAATTTTTCTACTCATTGGACTAATTTAACGCAATATTTAACATCAAACTGAAACAATCTTATAAAAGAAGAGTTTCAGCACCTTGTATCCccgtgtttatgaatagttagcTATTAAACGACACACTGTTACTGTAAAATAGTTGCTGGTAAAAACGGAGAAACGAGGAGCATGAGGTGATCAGCCTGGCGCTGCGTACTGAGGCCTACAGCCCAGGCTCCTCACTGTAACACACAGGCAGCGAGCTAAAGCTAGGTGAGCTAGCCGAGCGGGCTACACTCACATAACACAGGCAAACAGTGAGCCAGCTAATGTTACTGCAGCTAACGGCACACGCAATCACCCCACAGTAAAACTCCAGCTACTGGAGCCCGTCAGCAGGATACAGACAGCGGGTCTGCTTAAACATCTGCTGGGTTATAGTCGGGGTCTGTGGGTTAATCCGTAGAGCGCGGCTGCAGGTGTGGAGGAGCTGAGCGGCGTGGGATCTGCCTCACCACCGCAGCCGGAGTGCCGCGTGCCTCCTTACCTTCAGCCGCCGCtttactcttcttcttctttttcctcttcttcttagAAGCCTCCTCCACCTGCTCCCCCTCCTCCTTTAACTTGTGCGCATCTCCGTTCTGAAGAATCTCCACTTTCGGAGTTCCCTTCTCTGTCAACTCCTCATCCGCCATGATCCACCAGCAGCAGGGCCGCCCCGCAGCACAGACTTGTGGGAAATGTCTGCCCAAATTAGCCCTGTGACTTTTTCCCCTAACACCGGAACCACCAACACACGTTCTGGCACAACACCACGTGTAGTTTTAAACACTGCAGGGTTTACAGACtaactatatgttttttttttagtactgtTTAATTTAGAGACATAAGATGTAGGTGTGATGTATCTACTGAGAACAGTCCAGGTTAGGTTTAGGTAACCAAAtatgtaatgtattttattttatttatgtttaataagcaataaatatataattataatataatattattaatacatttgagATAAGAATAATAGGATTTAGTAATTATACTTTTGAAAACATTTTCATATTCTCTATGCATAAATGGACTTCATATCAAAACAGAAAAGTTTAAAATTAGCTTTATATTTTAGAGCTATGGCACTGTTTTACCCCGTAAATGTAGACAACACCATTTTTAATAAAGACGCATAAAACCCTGTGGTAATGGTAATTTACTATATTCTGCGTATAAATATTTGTGTATCAATTTAGTGCATATAGTAGTTTtagaatgtctaaaaaaaaaaaaaaaaatatatatatatatatatatatatatatatatatatatatatatatatatatatatatatatatatatatattaagtgatatttttaataagtttatttactaatttaataatgtactttaataGTTTAATAGCTTAATTGAATAAATTACTCCGTTAATTTAACAATCCATTCcctcaatttttaaataaattgttccCTCAGTTTTATAAATCGTTCCATCAATTTTGCTAAATTGTTCCCTCTAAACTGAGGAAATTAATTATAAAGGTTTAACTGCAGTGACAATTAACTTGAATTAAGAGAATGATTTCTTAAATTGAGAGTggtttatatatctataaacctTTATGTCCTGCACATGTCCTGTTTTACCTTCCTCCAACACTCCCAATTCTGATAAACAGTAAAATCTGGGGGGCTTCAAACATTTCAGCACTATaaagccggtgttctgtcgaattttcctacccatcgatacatgcttcccaaaggtactgcgcatgcgccgacctacacaatttaattatttctcgagttttatgtataattactgGGGTTTAGGGGGGTTTATATGCATTAAAcgacctggacgcactgtcattgcacaaaagtgtaaatggaaactaaaaattacacttattatcataaataaatacaaaagcagtttgtaatgagctatatttactataactttgccatggtacaatgaattatgcaatccaaatctaataacgtacatctactggaatatcactgggtacatgccctaaaatagtgcttcttttgtatttttacagttaaatatacattggggcagcacggttcgacaaggtagcagaattcgacagaacaccggtagtATTTTATACATCATTAATGCAAAAACGTTTAATGGGGTTGTTAACTGGGGAAATATCGCCCCCTGTTTACTGGTGTTAGAGTTTTACTGGACTTCGCACTAATATGCAAATTCGTTTCTATAGAAACTAGCACGTCGAGCAGGAAGAGGAAGTGTAGGTCGTGTTTGAGaagttttttttagtccaaaacaCAAAGTAAGTTCAGTAATCGATACTTATCGATTAGCTGACCGCCAGCACGGACACTACCCGACAAACAACACCATGGGTACAGCAGCCAGTAAATTACCGAAAGATCTGTTGTCCGAGTATCAGGTAAGTTAAACCCGACATTTCTATAGAGCGCTTACACTGCTAACGGCTGTTATTGTATAGATAGATAACTATATAGATCCTTTCTGGGTAAAAACAGTACTGAATGTCTTCTGGGGTTACTCTGTGTGTTACTAGTACATAGTTAACTTACTCACttaggaaatatttaataaaggaCCATTTTGTATTCACTAACGTCGCTATTCGTACTGTAACTAACTAGAAGTGTTGGCTTCCATGTTTTAGTCAGGTAACTTAACTGTTTGCTTGTTTCCAGGAGCTCACGTTTCTCACGAAGCAAGAAATTCTCCTGTAAGTAAAACAAATAATGTCACCAGGTAACAGGTACCTCACTAACTAGGTGTGTTGTGTCTAGTTTAATAAATAGCTAGATTAACTAAGCTAGCTATATCTGGTAGCTAACGACCCTGGCATTTATTTAAACCAAAAGAGCCCATGTTGACatatgtcacagaccctttaaaagctgtataAAGTGCCCTACAGCATTTTAACTTatgaagttcctaagtgacacatactgaacatcctaaGAGCACCACAGGACTGCGTGTGAATGTGTATACctttatttaaccttatttacagatTGTGTGCGTGCTGGAGATAAACCTAGctcattttaaaagtttattttagcttCAACAGGTCTGTTTCAACCATTTAACAATTGAAATgatttaattaaatgatttacTCTCTATATAGCTAGTTCTGAAACAAAttttagaacaaaatgttaaaaattgttGAGTTATAAAATTGCTGTTGTCATTTGTGTTACATCAGGACGTAAGCCTTAAACTGTTttgttttgtgccaaaaaaaacattattgagctgctcactgaatttatcattttttaaaaatttggTTTCAATATTCAGACATGGGCCTAAACTCTTACGGGTTAATTAGTTAGAAAAGTGAACTTTGATTTATagcaccacccagcagtgagtgTAAATAGCTAGGTTTAATAACTACAAGAGTGACATACTGACAGTGGTTTTTATATTTCCTTATGACTGTATCTCTGTGCATCACTGTATAACCATTGTCCAGGGCACATAAGAGATTCACTGAACTCCTGGATCGAGGAGACAGACAGCAGGCTTTCAACTCTCGTGTACCCATGACTAAAGTTCTTACTTTACCTGAGCTCAAGGTAAGTAACACAAATATAATAgactttattaattatttttcccATAAACAAGGAAAAACTGCTTTTAGCTTCAGTGTAATATATCATGTTGTAAATAGGAGTCACCCTCAGTGTATTCTGAGTATgaatagtaaaaataaaggttgattgacttGTACCTTTTCGAATTATGATCAGTTGGCTTTATTGTCAAAAGGCTTTAGACTATTCAACAGCTCAGGTTTCAACCCTCTCCGCCTGTGGCTACTTGGTCACCAAACCTGCTCCTGTAGAGCTATTTTGGATCCAACAACTTCTGGATTCATCCTAAATCCACCTCTATTGGTTACTGATTCAGTATTCTCATAGTGGCTGAATTTGTTGTAGTAAATTTGTGATGGGGTTAAAACCTTCAAGAAGGTAGAGCTCTAGGAGGAGGACTGaaaaccacacaaaaatgtgcagagcagcAGGCCTGCAGGATCAGGGTTGGCTCCAATGCTCCAGACTATAGATTCCTAatcctgtactgtatttttctgcatttataCATCTACTTTAACTTAATAAGGATTTTATTATTTAGCTTATTAGTAGGGCATGCTCTAAGAGTGGTGAAAACATTAACACAAGGTGGAAATTCTGCTTTTGTCCACTTTTAAATAGAATAGCATGCCTAATGTGTTTGTATTCCTGCGATCTCATAGTCTCTCATGAAAAAATATACAATCTGTAACACTATCCCTTTAATTCTTTTCCTTCACTCCAGTCCAATCCCTTCCGAAAAAGGATCTGCAATGTTTTCTCAACGTCTGATGTAAAGGATGGGAGCTTGTCCTTTGAAGACTTCTTGGATCTCCTAAGTGCCTTCAGCGATTCAGCAACGCTTGAAATCAAATCTCACTATGCGTTTAGAATCTTTGGTAAGGACCCCAAAGTTAATCattactttaaaattaaaatattacctCTTTTGattgcactttatttttattattagccCCCCATATATAATAatctatgttctaatgttttaaaATCTGGTTCAGTTTTGGTCTGGGACTTAGTTTAGGATCAGAGTAAGGATTGAATAAAAACTTTTTAGGGGTTAGggaaaataaaaagagaacaTAATATATTTAGTTGTTAAGAATGTAATTTAGGTAAAGGTGTAGCACAGCTAGAATGTTTATCTTCTGCTAAGTATACATTCTTGGAGTGCACATATTGCACAATAATGGCATCCTGACTGGCCATCTTATTATGACTCTAATGCCAGCACTTTCAAAAACACCAGCTATAACAAAGCAGTACTGTTATAATTATACAAGTAAAAGACTAGCAAAATGTTAGTGTCATTACTATAGTTAACTAAACTAAAGCTTAATCTTGGATTTCACAttgaaataaactaaaaacagcAAGTATGTGGGTTTAAAACAGAGCAACACTATTGCTGGGTAGGTAGGTTTGACACACAGAATTGGATCAGCAAATCTGAGGGAACATgatctgctgcaccatttaaggttgACTGGATATTTGGAATACAAAGTGGGAAAGAACAAAACAAAGATCAGCTTATTAATATTCAACAGCCTTTTCAGTTTGTGATCCATGGGATTAACATAACCTGTAACAAAGCATAATGAACTGTTCCTTGACTATTGTGAGTAAAGGACATAGTGTGGTGATGCTGTTCTGGCAGTGCACTGGGGTGTCTGATGGAATGGAACTATTTTACCTTGTGGAATATTCATAAACTATTTAccgttctttttcttttaaaatctacCAGTAAACTGTGATAACGGAACTGATATTATTGCAGTAATAATCTCAATTCATGCTATAACGAAAGATATTGACACTGGCATATTGATCTTCAACACTTGTCTGCCAGCACCAGTATCTCACATTACATGTACTATTGTTTAATTGTATTTACAAAGAAATTTGATCTGAAATGTCAATAAGGTTCAGTGGGTAGAAGTGGAATTATGTACACGCCATTGCTAATAGATTAAGATTTTATTTCCTATTTAAATGTACCAGACTTCGATGATGATGGGACCCTTGATTCTGGAGATCTTGAGAAATTGGTGAACTGCCTGACTGGAGAGACAGAGGACACACGACTCACTTCTGAGGAAATGAAGCAACTTATAAACAATGTGAGAAAACTGCACACACCAAAAAAAATCGAAATAAAGTAAACTTCAAAAATATGAATTGAAAtgaactaattttgtgtttctGCAGATTCTTGAGGAGTCAGACATCGACAAAGATGGAACAGTAAACCTTTCTGAGTTTCAGCACGTCATTTCCAGATCTCCTGACTTTGTCAGGTAGGAGATGCTATAATTGAACACTATTAAACGTAATATTAATTCTTGTTTGTAGTAATAATGACATTTGTTGACTAATCATCTCATATTTTGCAGTTCATTCAAGATTGTGCTGTGAAGCGTCAGAAGCACTGAAAACATTTTGTGGTCCGATGCATTCACGACAGGACAACAGTACTTTCCTCTTTTCTTAACAGTCCTAATGTAGGTGTTAATTGACATATACTCTTATCAGTATTTCTATGCTTTTCTAATTTATAAAGAAATCTGTACATATTTTCTGCACAACCTTTCTTTACTCTAAACCTGTATTTTTggagatattttatatttaataaacgcATGTTGTTTCCCTACATTTATTATGGCTGTCTTGATGATCGTCCATCACAATTGAAAGGACTCCAGTAGAAAATAGATCCCTTTGTTTGGGGGTCATGAGAAGCGATGCTCTTTTGGAACAGCAGACACAAATGTATTCCACAGCCCACAGACAACATCTTCTACAAACATCCCATTTTTTGAGAAGTACTCCACGGCTTTGGGTTGATCTGAACTGCATTTTGAGCCATGACCCAACTGGCCATAGTGACCTGTTACAGAGAAAAAATGCAAAGTGTTAGAATATAAATCAATGAACCATAACTTTAACATCCCCTCTTTGTTTCTACAGTCATTGTCTATTTAATCAGATCAGCTGACCATATATGATGCTGGtggctggatattttttttttataaatttatttcagatttttccccattttctcccaatttgaatatccaattgtcccacccctttgtgcgtccccatcaccggtgacgcccgtgacccttggaggatgtggacgagcacacgcctcctccgacacgtgtgaagtcaatcaccccttttttcgagctgctgctgatgaatcattgcctgagcagctagcgcgctcggaggaaagcacagcggccaggttccaattcatccgctcacagacgccttgtgtcaCCCAGCGCCACCTTATgtgtgatgtggagagagagcgccatctacccaccccagagggagcagagccaattttgctccctctaagcaccggcagcttgaagcgccaattttgctccctctaagcaccggcagcttgatggcaaagctgcatgagcgggggttcgaacctgcgacctcccgctcatagtggcagtgcattaggccgctggaccactcggagccccccgTGGCTGGATATTTTTGAATGGTAGAATATTCTCAGTTTAACAGTAATActgcattgtttaaaaactccagcagtactgctgtgtctgatcagaTTCTACCAGCACAATACACACTAATATACCACCATAATGCCAGTGTCACTGcggtgctgagaatgacccatcaccaaaataatacctgctctcagggtaaaagaaggataataatgtatgcagaaaGACAAAGGACTACTGTCTGTGATTACAGAAATAAAGAGTGCTTCTACAGTATATGGTCAGTTGACCTAATAAAAATGGCAATGAGTGTTGAAACACAAAGGTGGTGTCAATTTTCAGCTGATCAAGGTAGCTAACAATTGTGTATACATTTATCAGTGAACAAAAGGGAAGTGAAGTTTTTACCCCATCCCCAGGTGTACAGATTTCCAGTGCCTAAAAAGAAGTTAAACAATTAAATTATCAGTCACATCCTTCTTTCTCCATACTACTGTTTTTCATTAacctattactactaataaaataACAAGCACTGACGAATCTTACTTGTGGTAGCGGCTGTATGGCGGGATCCACAGCTCACCTTCCTGATTTCACACATTTCCGGAACATCCACAAGGGCAGGGAAGGCTTGAATTGAAATGAATATATCATCTTCTCCTTTATTCATAGTTCGTTTATCTTTACCTAATGGTAAACAAGTGTCAAAAATAGAAGGACATGAACACATGGAGAGATAGTATTTCAAGCATTTATTCAAAATTCTAAGATGGACTCACCAGTGCTTTGTCCTTTTTGACTCTCATCGTTAAGACCTTTTGATGGCAGGCCTATCTGTCCACT encodes:
- the metap2b gene encoding methionine aminopeptidase 2b isoform X1, with translation MADEELTEKGTPKVEILQNGDAHKLKEEGEQVEEASKKKRKKKKKSKAAAEAVNNDAEEAADINKVTKQLEQQALDDQEKEDDGEDDGEEGDSAGKKKKKKKKKKGSKGQTDPPSIPICELYPSGVFTKGQECEYPTVQDGRSATWRTSIEERRVLDKANEEMWNDFRQAAEAHRQVRKYVMSWIKPGMTMIEICEKLEDCSRKLIKENRLNAGLAFPTGCSLNHCAAHYTPNAGDPTVLQYDDVCKIDFGTHINGRIIDCAFTVTFNPKYDKLLEAVKDATNTGIKCAGIDVRLCDIGESIQEVMESYEVELDGKTYQVKPIRNLNGHSIGQYRIHAGKTVPIVKGGEATRMEEGEVYAIETFGSTGKGMVHDDMECSHYMKNFEVGHVPIRLPRAKHLLNVVNENFGTLAFCRRWLDRLGETKYLMALKNLCDLGIIDPYPPLCDTKGCYTAQFEHTILLRPTCKEVVSRGDDY
- the metap2b gene encoding methionine aminopeptidase 2b isoform X2 — protein: MADEELTEKGTPKVEILQNGDAHKLKEEGEQVEEASKKKRKKKKKSKAAAEVNNDAEEAADINKVTKQLEQQALDDQEKEDDGEDDGEEGDSAGKKKKKKKKKKGSKGQTDPPSIPICELYPSGVFTKGQECEYPTVQDGRSATWRTSIEERRVLDKANEEMWNDFRQAAEAHRQVRKYVMSWIKPGMTMIEICEKLEDCSRKLIKENRLNAGLAFPTGCSLNHCAAHYTPNAGDPTVLQYDDVCKIDFGTHINGRIIDCAFTVTFNPKYDKLLEAVKDATNTGIKCAGIDVRLCDIGESIQEVMESYEVELDGKTYQVKPIRNLNGHSIGQYRIHAGKTVPIVKGGEATRMEEGEVYAIETFGSTGKGMVHDDMECSHYMKNFEVGHVPIRLPRAKHLLNVVNENFGTLAFCRRWLDRLGETKYLMALKNLCDLGIIDPYPPLCDTKGCYTAQFEHTILLRPTCKEVVSRGDDY
- the cib1 gene encoding calcium and integrin-binding protein 1 is translated as MGTAASKLPKDLLSEYQELTFLTKQEILLAHKRFTELLDRGDRQQAFNSRVPMTKVLTLPELKSNPFRKRICNVFSTSDVKDGSLSFEDFLDLLSAFSDSATLEIKSHYAFRIFDFDDDGTLDSGDLEKLVNCLTGETEDTRLTSEEMKQLINNILEESDIDKDGTVNLSEFQHVISRSPDFVSSFKIVL